Proteins encoded within one genomic window of Hermetia illucens chromosome 2, iHerIll2.2.curated.20191125, whole genome shotgun sequence:
- the LOC119647776 gene encoding uncharacterized protein LOC119647776, with translation MTLTLNLFLIFTFFVIFTYVGLTFARRDFIVEHKNCTTRGCYPGIWGNCSVTKLPKGRTSLSLSTAVDLTLPNLFATVELYLVKPSSKEKYFIFNSSLADICALLRNRKPGNLIEVVFQMMKRNAQLPEKCPIMAGFYFIKDFEVDPEILPPYTPDAQFLANVLLYSKFNGSKPALLGIIIHEGMFRRKRKTGTLPFPKFESARIRN, from the exons ATGACCTTAACGCTGAACTTGTTTCTAATTTTCACCTTCTTTGTAATTTTTACCTACGTCGGGCTAACTTTTGCAAGG CGTGACTTCATTGTGGAACACAAAAATTGCACCACAAGAGGGTGCTATCCAGGAATCTGGGGTAATTGCTCGGTCACCAAGTTACCAAAGGGACGGACTAGTCTTTCACTTTCCACCGCAGTAGACCTAACGCTGCCAAATTTATTTGCAACAGTTGAACTGTACCTGGTCAAGCCGTCATCTAAAGAAAAGTATTTCATCTTCAATAGTTCATTAGCTGACATTTGTGCGTTGCTAAGAAATCGCAAACCTGGAAACCTCATTGAAGTGGTATTCCAAATGATGAAGCGAAATGCACAGTTGCCGGAAAAGTGTCCAATAATGGCA GGTTTCTACTTCATCAAAGATTTTGAAGTTGATCCTGAAATCCTCCCTCCATATACCCCGGATGCTCAGTTTTTAGCGAATGTCTTACTTTATTCGAAGTTCAACGGGAGTAAACCAGCCCTGTTGGGAATCATTATCCATGAGGGGATGTTTCGTAGAAAACGGAAGACTGGGACTCTACCTTTTCCAAAGTTCGAAAGTGCTCGCATCCGCAACTGA